The following is a genomic window from Actinomadura sp. WMMB 499.
AGTTCCACGGCGAGTTCGTCGACTTCGACCCGGTCTTCATGTACCCGAAGCCCGTCCAGGACCCGCACCCGCCCGTGCTGATCGGCGGCGGAGGGCCGACGACGGCCGACCGGGTCGTGGAGTTCGGCGACGGCTGGCTGCCGCTCTACGGGCGCAACACCGACGCCCTCGCGGAGCAGATCGCCGACGTCCGGGAACGGGCCGGACGGCACGTGCCGGTCACGATGTTCGGTGCACCGGGCAGGCCGGAGGTCCTCGAGGAGCTGGCGGCGGCCGGGGTGGACGAGGTGCTGTTCAACCTCAAGACCGACGCGGAGGCCGACACCCTGCGGCGTCTGGACCGGCTCGCGGAACTGCTGTGATCACGCGCCGCTAGATCGTTGATGGGGTTTTGTTGAGTGCCCCGATCAGTGGTCATAGGCGATCAGTGACCGCTTGACCGGGGCGCCGATCAGCCAGTTGTGCCAGATCACGGCGTTGAGGGCGCAGATCCGCTGGCACAGGCGCGTCCAGAGCCCTCCGGTGGTGCGTGCGGCGTGGCGTTCCAGTCCGAGCTGGTTCTTCAGGGTCCAGATGACGGCCTCGATGCGCTGGCGCAGCCAGGCCGGGAACACCTTGACAGGCGGCTCGGGCTCGTCCTGGCGCACCGGCCGGATCAGGAGGTGGCCCAGGCCGGCGGCGGTCTTCTCCACCTCGGCTCCGGCGAATCCCTTGTCGCACACGATCGGGCAGGGCCCCGGGGCGGGCGGCCGGGTGTGCAGCAGGTGGATCGCCTGCTTGCGCTCGTCCAGTTCCTTGGGGTGGGCCACGCTGAAAGAGCACACTGCGCCTTCGGGGGTGGTGATCAGCATGAGCTTGGCTCCCCAGTAGAAGGCGTGGTGGGACTTGTCCATGCCGTAGCCGGCGATCTCGCCCAGGGCGGAGCGGTGGACGGTGGTGCGGGAGGCGCCGCAGCGCAGCGGGGTGCCGTCCATCAGCCGCAGCCGGTCGTGCCAGGAAGGCGTCTGGCGGACCAGCCACATCGACGCCGCCGACAGGACGGGTGCCGCATCCCGCAGGTGCCGGTTGTACTCGGACTGGCCGGGCAGCCGGGGGAACAGGTGCCCGATCCGTGCGGGCGCGGTCCGCAGCCACCGGCGCTCGGAATCGCACCCGAGCAGGACCTGGGCGATGGCGACGCAGACCAGCTCGGCGTCGTTGAGGGTCCGGGCGGGGCCGCGTCTGCGGGGCCGGTCGGCCGATCGCAGGACGTGGTCGTCCAGATGGACGTAGAGTGCGGTCAGAAGGGCGTCCAGGTTTGTCTTCACACACTGATCATGGGCGCCCTTCGCCATGCCCGCCGCCGGTTCGGCAAACCCCCATCAACGATCTAGGCTTTCGGTGTGACTCATCCGTGGCAGGCCGGGACCGCGACCGGCGTCGGTTCGTATCCAGGTGACGACCCCGAGGAGACGCTGCGGGTCGTGCTCGGCGAGGTGCCCGAGCTGCCCCACCTGCCGGAGCTGCCCGCGCGCGGCCCCGGCGCCGACATGGTGGGGCGCTCGGCGGGGCTGCTGGTCGACATGCCGGTGCACCTCGAACCGTCCGGCTGGCGGTTCTCCGACCGGCCCGGCCGCGACACCGTCCGCACCCGCGACCACCTCGCCCGCGACCTGGACGTCCTGGAGGCCGTCGCGGGCGGGCACGACGGGCCGTTCAAGATCCAGGTGTGCGGCCCGTGGACGCTGGCGAGCACCGTCGAGCTGCGGCACGGCGACCGCGCGATCAAGGACCCGGGCGCCGTTCGCGACCTGGCCGCGTCGCTCGCCGAGGGCGTGGCCGCGCACGTCGCGGACGTCCGGCGGAGGCTGCCCGCGGCACGGATCCTGCTGCAACTGGACGAACCCGCCCTCCCGGCGGTCCTCGCCGGGACGGTCCCGACCGCGAGCGGCTTCGGACGGCTGCGGGCGGTCGAGGAGCCGGTCGCCGAGGACGTCCTGCGGCGGACGATCGACACGGTGTGCGCGGACGACGCCGCGTACCCGCTCGTGCACTGCTGCGCCCGGAACGTCCCGTACGGCATGCTGCGCCGCGCGGGCGCGAAGGCCCTCTCGGTCGACCTGCGGTACGTGCCGCGGCGCGACGACGACGCCGTCGGGGAAACGATCGACGCGGGCGTGGGCCTGTTCCTCGGCGCCGTCCCGGCCGTGGACGCGACGCTGCCGCCGCTGCGGGCGACCGCCGAGCCGATCCGGGAGCTGTGGCGGCGGTTCGGGTTCCCGCCCGACCGGCTCGCCCGGCAGGTCGTGGTCACGCCCGCGTGCGGGATGGCGGGCGCCTCGCCCCGGTACGTCCGCGACGCGCTGAAGCGCGCCCGCGACACCGCGCGGATGCTCCACGAGGCCGCCGAACAGTAGCGGCGACAGGGCGCGCCCCCTGCCGGATTGTCGGTGCCACCGGGGAAAATGGGGGCATGACCACGAGCGACGGCACCACCGGCGGGGTTCCCGGCGAGGCACGGCAGCGGCATCTGGACCTGAGCGAGCGGATCGACGAGGGCAACTACCGCTACTACGTCCTCGACC
Proteins encoded in this region:
- a CDS encoding methionine synthase, yielding MTHPWQAGTATGVGSYPGDDPEETLRVVLGEVPELPHLPELPARGPGADMVGRSAGLLVDMPVHLEPSGWRFSDRPGRDTVRTRDHLARDLDVLEAVAGGHDGPFKIQVCGPWTLASTVELRHGDRAIKDPGAVRDLAASLAEGVAAHVADVRRRLPAARILLQLDEPALPAVLAGTVPTASGFGRLRAVEEPVAEDVLRRTIDTVCADDAAYPLVHCCARNVPYGMLRRAGAKALSVDLRYVPRRDDDAVGETIDAGVGLFLGAVPAVDATLPPLRATAEPIRELWRRFGFPPDRLARQVVVTPACGMAGASPRYVRDALKRARDTARMLHEAAEQ
- a CDS encoding transposase; protein product: MKTNLDALLTALYVHLDDHVLRSADRPRRRGPARTLNDAELVCVAIAQVLLGCDSERRWLRTAPARIGHLFPRLPGQSEYNRHLRDAAPVLSAASMWLVRQTPSWHDRLRLMDGTPLRCGASRTTVHRSALGEIAGYGMDKSHHAFYWGAKLMLITTPEGAVCSFSVAHPKELDERKQAIHLLHTRPPAPGPCPIVCDKGFAGAEVEKTAAGLGHLLIRPVRQDEPEPPVKVFPAWLRQRIEAVIWTLKNQLGLERHAARTTGGLWTRLCQRICALNAVIWHNWLIGAPVKRSLIAYDH